The Manihot esculenta cultivar AM560-2 chromosome 11, M.esculenta_v8, whole genome shotgun sequence genome includes a region encoding these proteins:
- the LOC110626520 gene encoding uncharacterized protein LOC110626520 isoform X6 has protein sequence MVAPVSTSSAAATTTGTQSQTHTLSARVRKTIQSIKEIVGNFSDADIYIALKETNMDPNETAQKLLNQDPFHEVKSRKDKKKEIMGYGGAVDSRKNSENLSQRKAFHTFPDRNARQVGYTRTVVLGNAGMNKEFRVVRDNRINHNATGGAKHALQQGLTSCSEQDIVTVPEKGSLSGTSGDAKPSGARTSTQASNGPIDFQSRDTRDTILNVTNRKVVFEEKRNVVPNAASRVQVIKSNPQHHSATLASSNSVIGVYSSSTDPVHVPSPESRSSAAVGAIKREVGVVGGRRQPSENAMKNSSMPSSSFSNSVLGSEGSISESFLPFPTISKTDQVSQTAATESVIPSISVSRSFLSNQYNRPHQTAVGHQKAAQHNKEWKPKSSQKSSVGSPGVIGTPKKSSSPPVDNSKDMESDTLGIQDKTLQVHVFENQNVIIAQHIRVPETDRCRLTFGSFGTEFDTSWNISSGFEAVGVMEESNAESAASLSVSAPESSSDDASGSKQVDLLEEQVRNSGSDSPASDNSPSYTTPEPQQRQDRPELPSFSTYDPQTGYDISYFRPPIDETVRGQGLTSPQEPLTSYMANIIPASTITMVQQQQQPPMAQMYPQVHVSHYANLMPYRQFLSPVYVPQMAMPGYSSNPAYPHPSNGSSYLLMPGGSSHLSANGLKYGIQQFKPVPGSNPAGFGNFTSPTGYAINAPGGVGSVTGLEDSSRIKYKDGNIYVPNPQAETSEIWVQNPRELPGLQSTPYYNMPGQTPHAAYLPSHTGHASFNAAAAQSSHMQFPGLYPPPPPTPSAMANPHHLGPVMGGNVGVGVAPTAPGAQVGAYQQPQLGHLNWTANF, from the exons ATGGTCGCCCCTGTTAGTACTAGTTCTGCTGCTGCTACTACTACTGGGACGCAATCACAGACGCATACACTCTCCGCTAGAGTGAGGAAAACGATACAATCAATCAAGGAAATCGTGGGAAATTTCTCTGATGCTGATATTTACATCGCCCTTAAAGAGACCAATATGGATCCTAATGAGACCGCCCAAAAATTGCTCAATCAAG ATCCATTTCATGAAGTGAAGAGTAGAAAAGACAAGAAGAAGGAG ATTATGGGTTATGGAGGTGCTGTTGATTCAAGAAAAAATTCTGAGAATTTGAGTCAAAGGAAAGCATTTCATACATTTCCTGATCGCAATGCTCGACAAGTAGGCTACACTCGAACAGTTGTACTGGGTAATGCAGGAATGAATAAAGAGTTCCGTGTTGTAAGAGACAATAGAATTAACCATAATGCAACTGGAGGAGCAAAGCATGCCTTGCAGCAAGGTTTAACATCCTGCAGTGAGCAAGACATTGTGACTGTTCCTGAGAAGGG CAGCTTATCAGGAACTTCAGGGGATGCAAAGCCTTCTGGTGCAAGAACTTCAACTCAAGCTTCTAATGGACCAATTGATTTTCAATCCAGAGACACCAGAGATACTATCTTGAATGTCACCAACAGGAAAGTAGTATTTGAGGAAAAGCGGAATGTGGTTCCCAATGCAGCTTCGCGGGTACAAGTAATAAAATCCAATCCTCAACATCATTCTGCAACACTGGCATCAAGCAATTCTGTTATTGGTGTGTATTCCTCTTCAACAGATCCTGTTCATGTGCCATCTCCTGAATCTAGATCATCTGCTGCTGTTGGAGCAATTAAGCGTGAGGTTGGGGTGGTGGGTGGTCGTAGGCAGCCTTCTGAAAATGCAATGAAAAATTCATCTATGCCTAGCAGTTCTTTCTCAAATTCAGTTTTGGGAAGCGAAGGTTCAATCTCAGAATCATTTCTACCTTTCCCCACAATTTCAAAAACTGACCAAGTTAGTCAAACTGCTGCAACTGAATCTGTTATTCCCAGTATTTCTGTCAGCAGATCATTCTTAAGCAATCAGTATAACAGGCCACATCAAACAGCTGTGGGTCATCAGAAAG CTGCTCAGCATAATAAGGAATGGAAACCAAAATCAAGCCAAAAATCAAGTGTTGGTAGCCCTGGAGTGATTGGAACACCTAAAAAATCTAGTTCACCACCGGTAGACAATTCTAAGGACATGGAATCAGATACATTGGGTATTCAGGACAAAACCTTGCAAGTGCATGTCTTTGAAAATCAAAACGTGATCATAGCGCAACACATTCGAGTCCCTGAAACTGATAGGTGCAGGCTGACCTTTGGCAGTTTTGGGACAGAGTTTGATACTTCCTGGAATATTTCATCTGGATTTGAAGCTGTTGGAGTTATGGAAGAATCTAATGCAGAATCTGCTGCAAG CTTGTCAGTATCTGCTCCAGAGTCTTCCAGTGATGATGCATCTGGCAGCAAGCAGGTAGACTTACTAGAAGAACAAGTTAGAAATTCTGGATCTGATTCTCCAGCATCAG ACAATAGTCCATCTTATACAACTCCAGAGCCACAGCAGCGGCAAGATCGTCCTGAATTACCAAGCTTTTCG ACATATGATCCCCAAACTGGTTATGATATATCATATTTTAGACCGCCAATTGATGAAACTGTACGCGGACAGGGTCTAACATCACCACAGGAG CCCTTAACCTCATATATGGCCAACATTATACCAGCTTCAACAATAACCATGGTACAACAGCAGCAACAGCCACCAATGGCACAGATGTACCCGCAAGTTCATGTTTCACATTATGCCAATCTTATGCCATATCGACAGTTCCTGTCTCCAGTTTATGTTCCACAGATGGCTATGCCTGGCTATTCAAGCAACCCTGCGTATCCGCATCCATCAAATGGCAGCAGTTACTTGCTGATGCCTGGAGGTAGTTCCCATCTCAGTGCAAATGGGCTCAAGTATGGAATCCAGCAGTTTAAGCCAGTTCCTGGCAGCAATCCTGCTGGGTTTGGAAATTTCACTAGTCCAACTGGATATGCCATCAATGCTCCAGGTGGTGTTGGAAGTGTGACTGGGCTTGAAGATTCATCTCGGATCAAGTACAAAGATGGGAATATCTATGTTCCTAATCCACAG GCAGAGACTTCTGAAATTTGGGTTCAAAATCCAAGGGAGCTTCCAGGTTTGCAATCTACTCCATACTACAATATGCCTGGGCAAACACCTCATGCTGCTTACTTGCCATCCCATACTGGCCATGCTTCCTTCAATGCGGCTGCAGCACAATCTTCTCACATGCAATTCCCCGGATTATATCCTCCCCCTCCTCCAACGCCCTCTGCAATGGCAAATCCGCATCATTTGGGTCCAGTTATGGGCGGTAATGTTGGAGTTGGTGTTGCCCCAACTGCACCTGGGGCACAAGTTGGTGCTTATCAGCAGCCTCAATTGGGTCATCTCAACTGGACGGCAAACTTCTAA
- the LOC110626520 gene encoding uncharacterized protein LOC110626520 isoform X4 — MVAPVSTSSAAATTTGTQSQTHTLSARVRKTIQSIKEIVGNFSDADIYIALKETNMDPNETAQKLLNQDPFHEVKSRKDKKKEIMGYGGAVDSRKNSENLSQRKAFHTFPDRNARQVGYTRTVVLGNAGMNKEFRVVRDNRINHNATGGAKHALQQGLTSCSEQDIVTVPEKGLSGTSGDAKPSGARTSTQASNGPIDFQSRDTRDTILNVTNRKVVFEEKRNVVPNAASRVQVIKSNPQHHSATLASSNSVIGVYSSSTDPVHVPSPESRSSAAVGAIKREVGVVGGRRQPSENAMKNSSMPSSSFSNSVLGSEGSISESFLPFPTISKTDQVSQTAATESVIPSISVSRSFLSNQYNRPHQTAVGHQKAAQHNKEWKPKSSQKSSVGSPGVIGTPKKSSSPPVDNSKDMESDTLGIQDKTLQVHVFENQNVIIAQHIRVPETDRCRLTFGSFGTEFDTSWNISSGFEAVGVMEESNAESAASLSVSAPESSSDDASGSKQVDLLEEQVRNSGSDSPASGTVSEHRVPDESSSPANLDTFADIGLVPDNSPSYTTPEPQQRQDRPELPSFSTYDPQTGYDISYFRPPIDETVRGQGLTSPQEPLTSYMANIIPASTITMVQQQQQPPMAQMYPQVHVSHYANLMPYRQFLSPVYVPQMAMPGYSSNPAYPHPSNGSSYLLMPGGSSHLSANGLKYGIQQFKPVPGSNPAGFGNFTSPTGYAINAPGGVGSVTGLEDSSRIKYKDGNIYVPNPQAETSEIWVQNPRELPGLQSTPYYNMPGQTPHAAYLPSHTGHASFNAAAAQSSHMQFPGLYPPPPPTPSAMANPHHLGPVMGGNVGVGVAPTAPGAQVGAYQQPQLGHLNWTANF, encoded by the exons ATGGTCGCCCCTGTTAGTACTAGTTCTGCTGCTGCTACTACTACTGGGACGCAATCACAGACGCATACACTCTCCGCTAGAGTGAGGAAAACGATACAATCAATCAAGGAAATCGTGGGAAATTTCTCTGATGCTGATATTTACATCGCCCTTAAAGAGACCAATATGGATCCTAATGAGACCGCCCAAAAATTGCTCAATCAAG ATCCATTTCATGAAGTGAAGAGTAGAAAAGACAAGAAGAAGGAG ATTATGGGTTATGGAGGTGCTGTTGATTCAAGAAAAAATTCTGAGAATTTGAGTCAAAGGAAAGCATTTCATACATTTCCTGATCGCAATGCTCGACAAGTAGGCTACACTCGAACAGTTGTACTGGGTAATGCAGGAATGAATAAAGAGTTCCGTGTTGTAAGAGACAATAGAATTAACCATAATGCAACTGGAGGAGCAAAGCATGCCTTGCAGCAAGGTTTAACATCCTGCAGTGAGCAAGACATTGTGACTGTTCCTGAGAAGGG CTTATCAGGAACTTCAGGGGATGCAAAGCCTTCTGGTGCAAGAACTTCAACTCAAGCTTCTAATGGACCAATTGATTTTCAATCCAGAGACACCAGAGATACTATCTTGAATGTCACCAACAGGAAAGTAGTATTTGAGGAAAAGCGGAATGTGGTTCCCAATGCAGCTTCGCGGGTACAAGTAATAAAATCCAATCCTCAACATCATTCTGCAACACTGGCATCAAGCAATTCTGTTATTGGTGTGTATTCCTCTTCAACAGATCCTGTTCATGTGCCATCTCCTGAATCTAGATCATCTGCTGCTGTTGGAGCAATTAAGCGTGAGGTTGGGGTGGTGGGTGGTCGTAGGCAGCCTTCTGAAAATGCAATGAAAAATTCATCTATGCCTAGCAGTTCTTTCTCAAATTCAGTTTTGGGAAGCGAAGGTTCAATCTCAGAATCATTTCTACCTTTCCCCACAATTTCAAAAACTGACCAAGTTAGTCAAACTGCTGCAACTGAATCTGTTATTCCCAGTATTTCTGTCAGCAGATCATTCTTAAGCAATCAGTATAACAGGCCACATCAAACAGCTGTGGGTCATCAGAAAG CTGCTCAGCATAATAAGGAATGGAAACCAAAATCAAGCCAAAAATCAAGTGTTGGTAGCCCTGGAGTGATTGGAACACCTAAAAAATCTAGTTCACCACCGGTAGACAATTCTAAGGACATGGAATCAGATACATTGGGTATTCAGGACAAAACCTTGCAAGTGCATGTCTTTGAAAATCAAAACGTGATCATAGCGCAACACATTCGAGTCCCTGAAACTGATAGGTGCAGGCTGACCTTTGGCAGTTTTGGGACAGAGTTTGATACTTCCTGGAATATTTCATCTGGATTTGAAGCTGTTGGAGTTATGGAAGAATCTAATGCAGAATCTGCTGCAAG CTTGTCAGTATCTGCTCCAGAGTCTTCCAGTGATGATGCATCTGGCAGCAAGCAGGTAGACTTACTAGAAGAACAAGTTAGAAATTCTGGATCTGATTCTCCAGCATCAGGTACAGTGTCCGAGCATCGAGTGCCTGATGAGTCTTCAAGTCCTGCAAATTTGGACACTTTTGCTGATATTGGTTTAGTTCCAGACAATAGTCCATCTTATACAACTCCAGAGCCACAGCAGCGGCAAGATCGTCCTGAATTACCAAGCTTTTCG ACATATGATCCCCAAACTGGTTATGATATATCATATTTTAGACCGCCAATTGATGAAACTGTACGCGGACAGGGTCTAACATCACCACAGGAG CCCTTAACCTCATATATGGCCAACATTATACCAGCTTCAACAATAACCATGGTACAACAGCAGCAACAGCCACCAATGGCACAGATGTACCCGCAAGTTCATGTTTCACATTATGCCAATCTTATGCCATATCGACAGTTCCTGTCTCCAGTTTATGTTCCACAGATGGCTATGCCTGGCTATTCAAGCAACCCTGCGTATCCGCATCCATCAAATGGCAGCAGTTACTTGCTGATGCCTGGAGGTAGTTCCCATCTCAGTGCAAATGGGCTCAAGTATGGAATCCAGCAGTTTAAGCCAGTTCCTGGCAGCAATCCTGCTGGGTTTGGAAATTTCACTAGTCCAACTGGATATGCCATCAATGCTCCAGGTGGTGTTGGAAGTGTGACTGGGCTTGAAGATTCATCTCGGATCAAGTACAAAGATGGGAATATCTATGTTCCTAATCCACAG GCAGAGACTTCTGAAATTTGGGTTCAAAATCCAAGGGAGCTTCCAGGTTTGCAATCTACTCCATACTACAATATGCCTGGGCAAACACCTCATGCTGCTTACTTGCCATCCCATACTGGCCATGCTTCCTTCAATGCGGCTGCAGCACAATCTTCTCACATGCAATTCCCCGGATTATATCCTCCCCCTCCTCCAACGCCCTCTGCAATGGCAAATCCGCATCATTTGGGTCCAGTTATGGGCGGTAATGTTGGAGTTGGTGTTGCCCCAACTGCACCTGGGGCACAAGTTGGTGCTTATCAGCAGCCTCAATTGGGTCATCTCAACTGGACGGCAAACTTCTAA